One Lysinibacillus fusiformis genomic window carries:
- the ytvI gene encoding sporulation integral membrane protein YtvI, which translates to MNKSITRKLILRTLVIICLIIGAYFIIPVSVPIILAGFTAFFLEPIVMFFKRKWKMSRKIAVAFIYIMSVIFISIICYFTITQLMSQIIVVSKQAPYYISKISEMWLHMQDNISKYTEDFPAEMSASLQNTTLDFIKKIEESFLNFFNYTKVTAFFSEIPSLFISLLVYMIALFLFMLDLPKLKQVTYKYLKPSTAKKMKIISKRLKDAFFGFMKAHLLVSFIIGGVTLVGLFLIQPKYAVTMTLIIWLIDIIPFLGSIIILAPWGLYHLLMGNTSISVQLFILAVILLIIRRVVEPKMMGDHIGLSTLPTLIAMFIGLQLFGIIGLLTGPFFIILFFALKETGIIKLNFKI; encoded by the coding sequence ATGAATAAATCTATTACCCGAAAGTTGATTTTACGAACGCTTGTGATTATATGCCTAATAATTGGGGCATATTTTATCATACCAGTCTCCGTGCCTATTATACTAGCTGGATTTACCGCTTTTTTCTTAGAACCAATTGTTATGTTTTTTAAACGCAAATGGAAAATGTCACGTAAAATTGCAGTCGCCTTCATTTACATAATGAGCGTTATCTTTATTTCTATTATTTGTTACTTTACTATTACACAGCTCATGTCGCAAATAATAGTAGTTTCTAAGCAAGCCCCCTATTATATTTCTAAGATATCGGAAATGTGGCTTCACATGCAAGATAACATTTCTAAATATACCGAAGACTTCCCCGCTGAAATGAGTGCCTCACTTCAAAATACGACTTTGGATTTCATCAAGAAAATTGAAGAATCTTTTCTAAACTTCTTTAATTATACCAAAGTTACCGCATTCTTTTCGGAAATTCCAAGCCTCTTTATTAGTCTTCTTGTATATATGATTGCTTTATTTTTATTTATGCTAGATTTGCCAAAATTAAAACAGGTCACTTACAAATATTTGAAGCCATCTACTGCGAAAAAGATGAAAATAATCTCCAAACGCTTAAAAGATGCATTCTTTGGTTTTATGAAGGCTCATTTACTCGTTAGCTTTATTATTGGCGGTGTCACACTTGTTGGACTTTTCCTTATCCAACCAAAATATGCCGTCACTATGACCTTAATCATTTGGCTTATCGACATTATTCCATTTCTGGGATCAATTATTATCTTGGCACCTTGGGGGCTTTATCATTTATTAATGGGAAACACATCCATTTCTGTTCAATTATTCATCTTAGCAGTAATTTTACTCATTATTCGCCGAGTAGTCGAGCCCAAAATGATGGGAGATCATATTGGATTATCTACTTTACCAACATTAATAGCAATGTTTATCGGACTTCAGCTATTTGGTATTATCGGTTTACTCACAGGACCATTCTTTATTATTTTATTCTTCGCTTTAAAAGAAACAGGCATTATCAAGTTGAACTTCAAAATTTAA